The following nucleotide sequence is from Pseudobacteroides sp..
CTGTAGTTTTTCCACCGGGCATGTTTACTACTCTTCCATTAAAGTACATGGTTGCAGATAATCCTCCGTCGAGATTGTACGCTTCTTTACATCCTAAGTCCTTAAATGTTTTTGCAAAATCCACCATAGTCATACCTGCACTATAGCCTGCTGATCTTCCATCCACAACTATGAATATAAAATGATTAGGTTCTATCATACCTATCCCAGTACGTGGATGTGCTGATAAAAGGTAAGTCGGACCCTGATCAGACGGAACATTTGTAAAAGTCGTCAAAACATTCCCCCCCTTAGCCAGGATAGGTCCAAAGGATACCACTTGAAGTGCCCTATTAGCCAATAAGGTTGATGTAGATACATTTTTTTCAGTTGCAGTTTCCATAAGCCCATTCTCATATAGGATAAGACAGTCTCTAACCGGTATCTCCCTGTATAATTTACCATTTCTTATTTCTATACCGTCATTCCTGAATCCATAATAGTTACCGTTAACTGCAAAAATCGCATTGTTATCCTTTGCCATCTTTGAAGTTGTTTCAGTAATATTTTTCCCAAAGGTATTTCTTGCAAATGCAGACAAAATGGTTGAATCACCGCTTAATTTTACATCTGCAACAAAGTATGTAATCATAGAACTGCCAGTTCCTTTTTGAACCTTTTTAATACTGATATTTGTTGTTGCACTTTTGTAATTCCAATCATCAATCTGAGTAGTTGCATTGGCTGTTGGAGTTGGAGTCGGAGTTAATTTTACTGTTGGAGTTGGTGTTGGGACTAGTTTTATGGTTGGTGTTGGTGTCGCTTTTATTGTTGATGTTGCAGTAGTTACTATCTTATTGAAATTGCCTGCAACAATGACTACATCAGTCATGTTTATTACGCCGTCATTACTCAAATCATAAGATTCAACATACTTTCCATCCCCTCTGGATGAATTGAATACACCCGCCATAATAATTACATCAGTCATGTTTATTACGCCATCATTACTCAAATCTCCCGGTGGAGTTGATGCATTTGACAACACACTGATCTGTACAAAACATGTAGCAATACTGCTCCATATAAGTACCAAAATTAACGCTTTTTTCACCCTCATAATGTACACTTCCCCCCTTGAAACAATAATAAATAAATATACAAAAATTCATATCAGCCTCAAAAC
It contains:
- a CDS encoding phosphodiester glycosidase family protein, translating into MRVKKALILVLIWSSIATCFVQISVLSNASTPPGDLSNDGVINMTDVIIMAGVFNSSRGDGKYVESYDLSNDGVINMTDVVIVAGNFNKIVTTATSTIKATPTPTIKLVPTPTPTVKLTPTPTPTANATTQIDDWNYKSATTNISIKKVQKGTGSSMITYFVADVKLSGDSTILSAFARNTFGKNITETTSKMAKDNNAIFAVNGNYYGFRNDGIEIRNGKLYREIPVRDCLILYENGLMETATEKNVSTSTLLANRALQVVSFGPILAKGGNVLTTFTNVPSDQGPTYLLSAHPRTGIGMIEPNHFIFIVVDGRSAGYSAGMTMVDFAKTFKDLGCKEAYNLDGGLSATMYFNGRVVNMPGGKTTERAISDILYVK